Within the Bradyrhizobium ottawaense genome, the region CCGTGACGCATTACCTCAAGGCGGTGAAGGCGGCAGGCACCACCGATTCCGCCGCGGTCATGAAGCTCATGAAGGATACTCCGATCAACGACATGTTCGCCAAGAACGGCCGGATTCGCGAGGACGGCCGCATGGTGCACGACATGTACCTGTTCGAGGTCAAGAAGCCATCGGAGTCCAAGGCGCGTTGGGACGACTACAAGCTGCTCGCGACCATTCCCGGCAACGAGGCGTTCCAGTCGCTGGAACTGTCGCGTTGTCCGCTGGTGAAGAAATAATGGAGATGGCGCGAAAGCGCAAAATATAAACGCCGTCATTCCGGGATGGTCCGCAGGACCAGACCCGGAATCTCGAGATTCCGGGTTCGATGCTTTCGCATCGCCCCGGAATGACGGAGAGGCAATCAACAACAACCAAGAAAGAACAACACATGAGCGCAAATGAAATCGTTCTCCAGAATCTCGATCACGGCCTGCTCACCATCACCATGAACCGTCCCGACCGGCGCAACGCGCTCAATCCCGACATGACGCTCGGGCTGGTGGCGGCGGCGCGGCGGGCGGCGGAGGATCATGAGGTGCGCGCGGTGCTGCTCAAGGGCGCCGGCGGCACCTTCTGCGTCGGCGGTGACGTCAAGTCGATGGCGGAGGGGCGGGCGCCGCTGCCGTTCGAAGCCAAGATGACCAATCTGCGCCGCGGCATGGAAGTCTCGCGTATCCTGCACCAGATGCAGAAGCCGGTGGTGGCGCAGGTCGACGGCGCTGCCGCCGGCGCCGGCCTCTCGATCGCGCTGTCCTGCGACCTGCGCGTCGCCAGCGCCTCCTGCAAGATCACCACCGCGTTCGCAAAAGTCGGTCTCTCCGGTGACTACGGCGGGACGTATTTTCTCACCCAGTTGCTCGGCAGCGCCAAAGCGCGCGAGCTCTATCTGTTGTCGCCGGTGCTGACGGCGCAGGAGGCGCTCGCGCTCGGCATGGTGACCAAGGTGGTGCCGGATGCCGAAGTGGGCGCGGCGGCGCATGAGCTTGCGATGTCGCTGGCGCAGGGACCGTCGGTGACGCTCGGCTATATCAAGCGCAACATCAACAATGCCGAGACCATGTCGCTGGAGGAATGTTTCGACGGCGAGGCGATCCATCACTCGCGCTCGGGCGAGACCGCCGACCACAAGGAAGCGGCGAAAGCGTTCGTGGAGAAGCGCAAGCCCGCCTTCTTAGGCCATTGAAAATGGCCGAGGCCGCTGACATGACTTCGTACCTCAGGCTGCGTCAGATCTGCCTGGTGGCGCCGCATCTGGAGCCCGTGATCTCGGATATAGCCGGGATCATGGGGCTCAAGGTCTGCTACCGCGACGGCAACGTCGCCAAATACGGCCTGGAGAATGCGCTGCTCCCGGTCGATACCATCTTGCTGGAAGTGGTGGCGCCGACGCAACAAGGCACCGCGGCAGGCCGTTTCCTCGACAAGACCGGCGGCCGCGGCGGCTATATGGCGATCTTCTGCTGCGACGATCCCGATGCCCGCGGCAAGCACGCCAACGGCATCGGCGTGCGCACCGCGAACGTGATCACGCACGCGCCGTATCACGGCGTGCAATTGCACCCGCGCGATTGCCGCGCCGCCTTCATCGAGTTCAACCACTCCGATGGCAGCGACGATATTCTGGGCGTCTATCCGCCCGCCGGTCCCGACTGGCAGAAATCGATCGCCAAGGACGTGACGCAGGCGTTGACGGAAGTCGAGATGCAGAGCCCGGATCCGCTGGGGCTGGCCGAGCACTGGGGCAGGGTCACGGGCATCGCCGTCAGCAAGGGTAGTGGTGGCGAACCCGAATTGAAGTTGCCCAATGCCAGCTTTCGCTTCGTCAAGGGTGCCAGCGACCTGATGAGCGGGCTGACGTTCAAGGTCGCCGATGTCGCCAAGGTGCGCGAAGCGGCCAGGGCGAAGGGCTGCAAAGTGTCCGGCGACGGCTTCGATCTGTGTGGTGTGAGGTTTACGCTTTCGGCGTAACGGGTGTCGTCCCTGCGAACGCCGATGTGCAATTGCACATCGGGGGACCCATACCGCGTGATCTGTCGATGATGTGCGGCTGAGATCATTCGCACGACGACTGCCGCGGCGTATGGGTCCCGGCTCAAGGCCGGGACGACATGTTGAGAGGTCTGTGCGAGCCTACCTTCCCTTGAAATTCGCGACGCGGCGTTCGGAGGTGGCTTTGACGCCTTCCTTGAAGTCTTCGGTGGAGCGCAGCTTGTTCTGCTCGACAAGTTCGTGGTTGGTCGCGGCGAGCACGCGGTCGGCGAGGCCGGCGCGCATGGTGGCGCGGGTCGAGATCAGGCCGAGCGGCGAACATTCGGCGATCTCGGCCGCGAGCTTCATCGCCTCGGCGCGCACCTGATCCTGCGGCACGCAGACATTGGCAAGGCCCATCCGGGTGGCTTCCTCGCCGGTGACGCGGCGGCTGGTGTAGAAAATCAGCTCCGCATTGTTCTTGCCGACCAGTTCGGGAAGCGTCGCGGTGAGACCGAAGCCCGGATGGAAGCCGAGCTTGGTGAAGTTGGCGGCAAAGCGCGCTTCCGGGCAGGTGACGCGGAAGTCCGCCGAAACCGCGAGGCCGAGACCGCCGCCGATGGCGGCACCATGCACGGCTGCGACGATCGGCTTCTTGTTGCGGAAGATGCGCACGGCCTGGACGTAGAGATGGTTGATCGGCAGGTTGGCGGCCGGATCCTTTTTCGACTCCGCTTCCTGCTCCTGCCGCTTCGGATCGGAGAAATCGGCGCCGGCGCAGAACGCCTTGCCCTGCGCTGCCAGCACCGTGGCGCGGATTTCGACATCCTTGTCGAATTCTTCCAGCGCATCGGCGATCTGGTTGATCAGCGCGACGTCGAAGAAGTTCAACGGCGGCTTGCGGATCTCGATCAGGCCGACATGACCATGCTTCTCGACGCCGATATCAGTGTACTTGCTCATTGGGTTTCCTCGTTGATTTGATCTAAAGCGTGGCCCGCGCTTAGCGCAGACCAAGCCCGCGGGCGATGATGCCGCGCAGTACTTCGGTGGTGCCGCCCTGGATCGTCAGCTTCGGCGCGGTTTTGATCGCGAACGACAATTGATCTTCCAGCGTCTCGCGGTTGGTGGCGGTTTCCTCGACGAACGCCGCCAGGTCGCGGACGCGATGCGGCAGCGCCTGCTCCCACACGGTGCCGATGTCCTTGACGATCGAGGCTTCCACCACCGGCTCCTTGCCGGCCTGCAGCATGCCAGCCACCGACACCGACATGCGGCGCATGGTGTGCAACTGCGCGACCAGGCGGCCGATGCCCTCGGCGCTGCGGGTGTCCGGATTCTTGCCGACCGCGCGAACCAGTTCGGTCAGCACGTAGTAGGTTTCCAGAAAACGTTCCGGTCCCGAACGCTCATAGGCGAGCTCGCTCGTCGCCTGCTTCCAGGCTCCGTCGACTTCGCCGAGCACGTGATCGTCGGGCACGAAATGGTCGGTGAAGACGACTTCGTTGAATTCGTATTGTCCGGTGATCTGGCCGATCGGGTTCACCTCGATGCCCGGCTGCTTCATCTTGACCAAAAACTGGGTCAGGCCGTGGCGGCGGTTTTCCTTGGTCGGCGGCGAGGTGCGGAAGATCGCGATCATGTAGTCGGCGATATGGGCCGAGGAGGTCCAGATCTTGGTGCCGTTGATCAGGTAGCCGCCATCGGTCTTGGTGGCGCGGGTTTTCGCCGCGAACAGGTCCGAGCCGGAATTAGGCTCGCTCATGCCGATCGCAAAGCAGACCTCGCCGCGGCAGATCCGCGGCAGGATGTCCATCTTGATGTTCTCGGGCGCGTATTTCAAAAGCACCGGGCCGCTCTGGCGGTCGGCGACGAAGAAACGCCGCGTCGGTGCGTTGGCGACGCGCATTTCCTCGGTCACGACATAACGCTCGAGGAACGAGCGCTCGTGGCCGCCATACTTCTTCGGCCAGGTCATGCCGAGCCAGCCCTTGGCGCCGACCTTGCGGGAAAATTCCGGCACGTCGGTGTCTTCGCGGTTGGGCTTGTGCGGATCGAAGGTGCCGGCGGCGATTTCCTCGGCGAGGAACGCGCGCACTTCCTTGCGCAACTGTTCGCATTCGGGCGGCAGGCGGATCGGATCGAAACGGAGGGCTGCGGTCATGGAATGATCTCGACTTTGATGCAGGCAAACGGGTGTGAATCAGCGCGAGGCGACCAGCGGCCACAATTCGTCAGCGCCGCGGTTGGCCACAAGCTTGCCGAGCTCGACCGCCCAGTAGCTCTCGGAGCCGAAATCGTCGCGCCACGCCAGCGCGCGCAACGAATAGCGATGCAGGATGTGCTCGATGGTGAAACCGATCGCGCCATGCACCTGATGGGCAATGCCGCCGCCCTTTTCGGCCGCCTCCGAACAGCGGATCTTTGCCGCGGCCGCTTCGAGAAATACCTCGTCGTTGAACGCGGTGGCGTTGGCGATGGCATCCGCGGCTGACGTCGCCGCCGCCAATGCCGCCGCCGACTCGCCGGCCAGCCGCGCCAGATTGTGCTGCACCGCCTGGAATTTCGAGATCTTCTTCTCGAACGCGACGCGCTCGTTGGAATAGCGCACGGAAATTTCCAGCATCGATTCCAGCGCGCCCGCGATCTGCAGGGACCGTGCGACGCCGCCCATCAGCATCAACTGGGTCTGATCGAAACCCTTCGGCGCGGGCTTGATCGCGACCGGCTGAACCTTGTCGAGCGTCACGGTATCGGAATGGTCGCCGCCGAGACCGATGCCGGCTTCGATCCGGCACTTGCCGGCCTCGACCAGCGCGATCTGGAGGCCCGCAATACCGCTGGCCAGCACCGCGATGTGCTTTGCGGCCTTGGCGAACGGCACGCCGCGGGCTTTGCCCGACAGGCTGCCATCGCTGTTGACGGTGATGCGGTCCTTCGGGCTTGCGGGAGCGACCGTCATTTCGCCGTCGGGCGAGGAAATCTTGGCCTGCGCCAACAGCCAGCCCGCCAGCATGGTTTCGGCGAGCGGCACGGCGACCGCGAAACGTCCGGCGGCGCTCAGCACGCCAAAACCTTCGGCGAGGCTTGCACCCGAGCCGCCGCAATCTTCCGGCACCCAGGCCAGCGGCAGGCCGGCTTCGGTCAGTGCCTTCCAGAGCGGGGCTTGCCACGCGTCCTTCTTGTCGCGATTGATGGTTTGGGCATCGGCCAGATCGGCGAAAATCTTTTCCGCGGTCTCGGCAACAATGTTCTCACTCTCCGCCACAGCGTTCCTCATTTTGATTGGCACAGTTCCGGCCCGGCTTTTCGCCAGGTCCCGGTTGATGTCTCGGTGCGATCTTTTCTTGCGCTTTATGATGGGCAAAAGCCATAGCCCTGACAAGCGCTGTCCGCAGAGCCGCCTGCGAGGGCGGCATGAAGCCCGTCAGGCAAAGACTAAATTCCGCGCAATGGATTTTCGCGGATTTGCAGGCACTTTGCCGCACGATATGCTAGGCCCGGAGCCACCAGCGGGCCGTTCAAAACAGCTCACAACAACAAGAGGAAATGCGGATGTCGAAGGATGGTTTGTGCGCGATCGTGACCGGTTCTGCTTCGGGTCTGGGGGCAGCGACCGCGGCCATCCTGGCCAAGGGCGGCGCGCGCATCGTGGTCAATTATTCCAGCAGCAAGGCCGAGGCCGAAGCGACCGCCGATCTCTGCCGCAAGGCCGGCGCCGAAGTCGTCGTGGTGCAGGGCGACGTTTCGCGCGACGAGGATTGCAAGAAGATCGCGGCGGCCGCCGCCGCGTGGGGCGGTCTCGACGTGCTGATCAACAATGCCGGCACCACCAAGCATGTGCCGCACGGCGATATGGACGGCCTGACGGCGGAAGATTTCCAGCGCATCTATGCTGTCAACACCATTGGCCCGTTTCAGATGATCCGCGCCGCGCGCGCGCAGCTTGAGGCGGGCGCGAAAGCGTCGGGACGGCCGTCCGCCGTGGTCAACGTGTCGTCGGTTGCCGGCATCTCCGGCGGCGGTTCGTCGGTCGCTTATGCTGCCAGTAAAGGCGCGCTCAACACCATCACGCAATCGCTGGCCCGTGCGCTGGCGCCCTTGATCCGCGTCAACACGGTGTGCCCCGGCTATATCGATACGCCCTGGTTCACCAAGGGCCGCGGCGAGGCCGGCGCCAAGGCGGTGCGCGATGCCGTGGTGGCGAAGGTGCCGCTGAAGGTGGCGTCAACGGCGGATGACATCGCGCAACTGGTGTGCTTCCTCGCCTCGCCGGCGTCGAGCAACATGACCGGTGAATTCGTGCGCATGGATGCGGGAATGCATCTGGTGCTGTGAGCTGTCATCGCGAGGAGCGCGACTCGTAGGGTGGGCAAAGCCAACGGGTCGCGCGAATGCGCGCCCGATGACAGGCTCCGCGTGCCCACCGCCTCGTCTTCGGAAGACCATGGTGGGCACGGCGCGAAGAGCGCCTTTGCCCACCCTATGATCTTTACTTGCTGCCGGGATCGCCAATCACCCGGCTCGCAACCAGCCGGTTCCAGATGAACAGCACGATCAGCGCGCCGATGGTGGCGGTGATGAAGCCGGCGCCCTGGTCGGGACCGTAGTGGCCGATCGCCTGGCCGATGAAGGTGGCGAGGAACGCGCCGGCGATGCCGAGCACCGTGGTCAGGATGAACCCGCTCGGATTGTTCGGGCCCGGTGAAAGCAGCCGGGCAATAATTCCTGCGATGAAGCCGACAACGATGATCCAGAGAATGCCGCTCATTTCTGTCGTCCTTTTGTTAAGGTGCTGAAGGGTGATGCCGCGCGGCGCTGTCGGCGCCGCGCACATGCCGCGTCAAATCCGGCCCGATACTTCGTTCTCGTTCGGCACGCGTCCGTCCGGCGTCAGGTGGTTGACCACGTCGGGCAGATATTTGCTCAGGCCGCTAAGCAACTCGTCACGCGACAGGCCGCTTTGGGCCGAGAGCGATTCAATCTGGTCGGCGCCGAGCGCGTTGGCGAGATCGCCGGGCGCGATCTGCTTGTTGGGGCCGTTGCTGACCCAGGAGTTCGCGGTGTCGCCATGACCCTTCTGCTGAAACTGGTTCAGGAGGTCGCCGAGGCCGCCGCTGATCACGCTGCCGGCTGCGCCACCCGCGAGCAGGCCACCCAGTCCGCCCTTGAGCACATCGCTGAGACCGCCGCCGCCACCGGGCAGGCTCGCGGTCACATTGCCGGGCAATTTGGTAGGCGGAGCCTGCGTCGGCGCCGCACCAGGCTGGCTGCCGCCGAAATGCTTGACCGCCTTCCAGGCCAGCAGCGCCAGGATCGCCATCGTCATCGGCGACATCCCGCTTTTATCGGATGGATCGCTTGGGGCGCTGGGCCCACGCGGGCCGTTCTGCATGCCGTTGAGTACGTCGAGTAAACCCATAGTCCTCTCCTCAAGCCTGACAGCCCCCGTCTGCGAAACATAACGGTGGCCCATGACGGTTACAAGGCGCGGTTACAAGGCAGGGTTGCAAGGCGCAGCCGGCAAGCGCCCGGCACGTTCAATAGGCACCGGCCGGCCGTTCTGCTATCGAACCTCTACTAAAAAACCTTGGCGTAACGGGGATGAATGGCGAATGAATTCGGGCCGTACCATCGGTATCGCAGGCGCAGGCAGCATCGGCTGCTTTGTCGGCGGCATGCTGGCGGCAGGTAGCCGCCGTGTCGCGCTGCTGGCCCGACCGCGCGTGATCGGAGAGATCGAGGCCAACGGCTTGCGGCTGACGAGCTTTGAAGGCTCCGATCAAACCGTCGCCGCCAGCCGGTTCGCGCTGTCGGAAAATCCTTCCATTTTCGGCGATGCCGGCGTGGTGCTGGTCACGGTCAAGAGTGCGGATACCGCTGACATGGCTGACGTGATCGCGCGAAACGCGCCGCCCGACGTCGTCGTCGTCAGCCTGCAGAACGGCATCGGCAATACTGCTGTGCTGCGCAGCCGCTTGCCGGGCCGCCGCGTGCTCGGCGGCATGGTGCCGTTCAACGTGGTGGCGGCCGGCGAGGGGCGGTTCCATCGCGCTACGTCGGGCGACATTGTCGTGGAGCGGGACGACGCACACACCGCGGACCAACTGTCGGTGCCCGGCTTGAAGATGCGTCCGACCGACAACATCGATGGCGTGCAGTGGGGCAAGCTGCTGGTCAATCTCAACAACGCGCTCAACGCGCTCGCCGACCTGCCGCTGCGCCGGCAACTCGCACAGCGGCCGTGGCGCCGGTTGTTCGCCGATCAGATGGCGGAAGGATTGGCGGCGATCCGCGCCGAGGGTATCCGGCCGGTGTCGCCGACGCCGATCCCGGCGCCCTGGATGCCGCCGCTGCTGCGCCTGCCGGATGCGATCTTCGAAGCCCTGCTGGGGCGGACCATGAAGATCGATCCCGAGGCACGCTCGTCGATGTGGGAAGACCTGCAGCGCGGCCGCCGCACCGAGATCGATTATCTGCAGGGGGTCATCACCGAAATTGCCGAACGGCGCGGCCTCGACGTGCCGGTGTCGCGCCGCGTCGTGGAACTGATCCGGCGTGCGGAGCTTGAGGCCAGGGGCTCGCCCGGCCTGACGCCCGAACAGATACGGGCGACGGATTGAGTCACGCGCGCCTTGAAATGGCGCCGATCCGGCGCGAAGCTCGCCAACGATCGATGGGAGAAGCGGTATGACGCGAACGAGTCTTGTGTCTCTGGCGGCTATTGCCCTTGCGGGATGGGCCTCCCTGATCGCGGCCCATGCCGCGCCGCCAACGGTGACGCCGTCGCCGGGCTATGACGCGCGGTTGCAGGAGCAGCGGGCGGCGACATCGACGGTCCAGCAGCCGGTCGCGCCGGTCGTCACGCCGGCTCGGCCGCGTCGCGGCAAGAAAGCGCCTGCGCATTGATGCATCCAATGCCGGCACGATCCGCAGTGGGGCCGCTTTTGCTCGCGCTCTGCCTGGGCCTTGCCTTCACGGCCGTGGCGAGTGCGGCCGACTATGGCAGGCGCTGTCAGCGCCTATCGCAAGGCGCATGGTCTGTCGGCGGTGAAACTCGACGGCAGACTGAGCGCGGCCGCGCGCAAGCAGGCACAGGCGATGGCGGCCACCGGCTCGATCAGTCACAGCGCGGGAGGAAGTTTTTCGTCGCGGATGGCGCCGTTGCGCCGACGTGGGGCGGCCGAAAATATCGGCGCCGGATTCCTGACCTATGCCGAGATGCTGAAGGAGTGGGAGAATTCAACCGGCCATCGCGAAAACCTGCTGCTGCCGGCCGTGCGCCGCATCGGCGTCGCCTTTGTCGACAATCCGAAATCACCTTACCGGAAATTCTGGGCGATGGTGCTGACGGATTGATACGACGTCATGCCCGCGAAGGCGGGCATCCAGTACTCACCGGCGATGCTCTTTTAATTTGCGGGAAAGCGCTGTGTCCCACGATAGGCCCGTGGGTACTGGATTCCCCGCTTGCGCGGGGAATGACAGAGTCTATCCCCGCTTGCCCTTGCTCGGCGTCGAGCTGAACAGCTTCTTCAGGTCGTTGATGCTCTCTGAAAGCCGCGGCCAATCGCAGGAGAACGAGCTCTTGGCGCAGTTCGCCGCCTTGATGCGGGGGCGGACACCCGCTTTGGTGTGCATAATCGGCCCAAGTTGGACATCGTGCAATGTCCGAAAATCAACTTCGGAAATTTTTGACGGCTTAGAGGACCTGGGG harbors:
- a CDS encoding enoyl-CoA hydratase → MSANEIVLQNLDHGLLTITMNRPDRRNALNPDMTLGLVAAARRAAEDHEVRAVLLKGAGGTFCVGGDVKSMAEGRAPLPFEAKMTNLRRGMEVSRILHQMQKPVVAQVDGAAAGAGLSIALSCDLRVASASCKITTAFAKVGLSGDYGGTYFLTQLLGSAKARELYLLSPVLTAQEALALGMVTKVVPDAEVGAAAHELAMSLAQGPSVTLGYIKRNINNAETMSLEECFDGEAIHHSRSGETADHKEAAKAFVEKRKPAFLGH
- a CDS encoding enoyl-CoA hydratase/isomerase family protein, whose translation is MSKYTDIGVEKHGHVGLIEIRKPPLNFFDVALINQIADALEEFDKDVEIRATVLAAQGKAFCAGADFSDPKRQEQEAESKKDPAANLPINHLYVQAVRIFRNKKPIVAAVHGAAIGGGLGLAVSADFRVTCPEARFAANFTKLGFHPGFGLTATLPELVGKNNAELIFYTSRRVTGEEATRMGLANVCVPQDQVRAEAMKLAAEIAECSPLGLISTRATMRAGLADRVLAATNHELVEQNKLRSTEDFKEGVKATSERRVANFKGR
- a CDS encoding acyl-CoA dehydrogenase family protein, whose translation is MTAALRFDPIRLPPECEQLRKEVRAFLAEEIAAGTFDPHKPNREDTDVPEFSRKVGAKGWLGMTWPKKYGGHERSFLERYVVTEEMRVANAPTRRFFVADRQSGPVLLKYAPENIKMDILPRICRGEVCFAIGMSEPNSGSDLFAAKTRATKTDGGYLINGTKIWTSSAHIADYMIAIFRTSPPTKENRRHGLTQFLVKMKQPGIEVNPIGQITGQYEFNEVVFTDHFVPDDHVLGEVDGAWKQATSELAYERSGPERFLETYYVLTELVRAVGKNPDTRSAEGIGRLVAQLHTMRRMSVSVAGMLQAGKEPVVEASIVKDIGTVWEQALPHRVRDLAAFVEETATNRETLEDQLSFAIKTAPKLTIQGGTTEVLRGIIARGLGLR
- a CDS encoding acyl-CoA dehydrogenase family protein gives rise to the protein MAESENIVAETAEKIFADLADAQTINRDKKDAWQAPLWKALTEAGLPLAWVPEDCGGSGASLAEGFGVLSAAGRFAVAVPLAETMLAGWLLAQAKISSPDGEMTVAPASPKDRITVNSDGSLSGKARGVPFAKAAKHIAVLASGIAGLQIALVEAGKCRIEAGIGLGGDHSDTVTLDKVQPVAIKPAPKGFDQTQLMLMGGVARSLQIAGALESMLEISVRYSNERVAFEKKISKFQAVQHNLARLAGESAAALAAATSAADAIANATAFNDEVFLEAAAAKIRCSEAAEKGGGIAHQVHGAIGFTIEHILHRYSLRALAWRDDFGSESYWAVELGKLVANRGADELWPLVASR
- a CDS encoding SDR family NAD(P)-dependent oxidoreductase is translated as MSKDGLCAIVTGSASGLGAATAAILAKGGARIVVNYSSSKAEAEATADLCRKAGAEVVVVQGDVSRDEDCKKIAAAAAAWGGLDVLINNAGTTKHVPHGDMDGLTAEDFQRIYAVNTIGPFQMIRAARAQLEAGAKASGRPSAVVNVSSVAGISGGGSSVAYAASKGALNTITQSLARALAPLIRVNTVCPGYIDTPWFTKGRGEAGAKAVRDAVVAKVPLKVASTADDIAQLVCFLASPASSNMTGEFVRMDAGMHLVL
- a CDS encoding GlsB/YeaQ/YmgE family stress response membrane protein; the protein is MSGILWIIVVGFIAGIIARLLSPGPNNPSGFILTTVLGIAGAFLATFIGQAIGHYGPDQGAGFITATIGALIVLFIWNRLVASRVIGDPGSK
- a CDS encoding YidB family protein, with product MGLLDVLNGMQNGPRGPSAPSDPSDKSGMSPMTMAILALLAWKAVKHFGGSQPGAAPTQAPPTKLPGNVTASLPGGGGGLSDVLKGGLGGLLAGGAAGSVISGGLGDLLNQFQQKGHGDTANSWVSNGPNKQIAPGDLANALGADQIESLSAQSGLSRDELLSGLSKYLPDVVNHLTPDGRVPNENEVSGRI
- a CDS encoding 2-dehydropantoate 2-reductase, yielding MNSGRTIGIAGAGSIGCFVGGMLAAGSRRVALLARPRVIGEIEANGLRLTSFEGSDQTVAASRFALSENPSIFGDAGVVLVTVKSADTADMADVIARNAPPDVVVVSLQNGIGNTAVLRSRLPGRRVLGGMVPFNVVAAGEGRFHRATSGDIVVERDDAHTADQLSVPGLKMRPTDNIDGVQWGKLLVNLNNALNALADLPLRRQLAQRPWRRLFADQMAEGLAAIRAEGIRPVSPTPIPAPWMPPLLRLPDAIFEALLGRTMKIDPEARSSMWEDLQRGRRTEIDYLQGVITEIAERRGLDVPVSRRVVELIRRAELEARGSPGLTPEQIRATD
- a CDS encoding CAP domain-containing protein is translated as MAGAVSAYRKAHGLSAVKLDGRLSAAARKQAQAMAATGSISHSAGGSFSSRMAPLRRRGAAENIGAGFLTYAEMLKEWENSTGHRENLLLPAVRRIGVAFVDNPKSPYRKFWAMVLTD